From Erwinia sp. HDF1-3R, one genomic window encodes:
- a CDS encoding ankyrin repeat domain-containing protein — translation MKALSVQLWLIAFLLLSVTAKAATTQTDDRQVRAELNNYLWDAARRGDNTLIKTLVEAKYNLNAADEKGYTAIILAAYHGHDDTVKMLIDGGADPCQRDRRGNSALMGAIFKGELKVARRLIDAHCQPDMRNNAGQTAAMYASLFQRQSLLQALREKGADMHAVDAKGNSAESLASGRINGIP, via the coding sequence ATGAAAGCATTAAGCGTCCAGCTATGGCTGATAGCATTTTTGCTGCTGTCCGTGACGGCTAAAGCGGCAACGACGCAAACCGATGATCGTCAGGTAAGAGCAGAGCTGAATAATTATCTTTGGGATGCGGCACGACGCGGAGATAACACCCTGATCAAAACGCTCGTTGAGGCGAAATACAATCTCAATGCGGCCGATGAAAAAGGGTACACCGCCATTATCCTTGCGGCCTATCACGGCCATGATGATACGGTAAAAATGTTGATTGATGGCGGTGCCGACCCCTGCCAGCGCGATCGGCGCGGCAACAGTGCGCTGATGGGGGCCATCTTTAAGGGTGAACTAAAGGTGGCGCGCCGTTTGATCGACGCCCATTGCCAGCCCGATATGCGTAACAATGCCGGTCAGACCGCGGCAATGTATGCTTCGCTGTTTCAGCGACAGTCACTGCTCCAGGCGCTGCGTGAAAAAGGGGCTGATATGCATGCCGTCGACGCCAAAGGAAACTCCGCCGAAAGCCTGGCATCAGGGAGAATTAACGGCATCCCGTAA